A genomic window from Lotus japonicus ecotype B-129 chromosome 1, LjGifu_v1.2 includes:
- the LOC130728106 gene encoding 4-hydroxybenzoate polyprenyltransferase, mitochondrial produces MVSALVSRASHRFLKSSLISSISSKSPYPSISNPLISSKQFVERKPGLNLLLSPFKPPHRQISNVEFCRSVRSLPNIQFIVHISTSPSSLGNGSKEDKNQRSNVSSGVDISWIDLYLPRRVQPYARLARLDKPIGTWLLLWPCMWSIALAAPPGHLPDFKMLTLFGCGALLLRGAGCTINDLLDRDIDTKVERTKSRPVASGLLTPFQGLSFLGFQLLLGLGILLQLNNYSRVLGASSLFLVFSYPLMKRFTFWPQAYLGLTFNWGALLGWAAIRGSLDPSIVLPLYASGVFWTLVYDTIYAHQDKEDDLKVGVKSTALRFGDLTKQWITGFGFACLGNLALSGFNAELGWPYYACLAAASGHLGWQVWTVDLSSRADCNRKFVSNKWFGAIIFGGILAGRLSS; encoded by the exons ATGGTGTCAGCTTTGGTCTCTCGTGCTTCGCATAGGTTCCTCAAATCTTCTCTCATTTCTTCTATCTCCTCCAAATCTCCTTACCCCTCCATCTCCAATCCATTGATCTCCTCTAAACAATTTGTAGAACGAAAACCTGGTCTGAATCTTCTACTCAGTCCTTTCAAGCCACCCCACCGTCAAATTTCTAATGTTGAATTTTGTAGAAGTGTTAGATCTCTCCCGAATATCCAGTTTATTGTGCACATCTCTACATCGCCTTCAAGTTTAGGAAACGGTTCAAAGGAAGATAAGAATCAAAGAAGTAATGTgagtagtggagtggatatctCTTGGATCGACTTGTACTTGCCTAGGCGGGTTCAGCCCTATGCTCGGCTTGCTCGGCTTGATAAGCCAATTGGAACATGGTTGCTTTTATGGCCTTGTATGTG GTCAATTGCCTTAGCTGCACCCCCTGGTCACCTTCCTGATTTTAAAATGTTGACTCTGTTTGGATGTGGAGCATTGCTTTTAAGAGGAGCTGGGTGTACTATAAATGATCTGCTTGATCGGGATATTGATACAAAG GTAGAACGTACAAAGTCAAGACCTGTGGCAAGTGGTCTTTTGACCCCATTTCAAGGACTCTCTTTTCTTGGATTTCAATTGCTTTTGGGTCTTGGAATACTTTTGCAACTAAATAATTATAG CCGTGTTTTGGGTGCTTCGTCCTTGTTTCTCGTCTTCTCCTATCCCCTCATGAAGAGGTTTACATTTTGG CCTCAAGCCTATCTAGGGTTGACCTTTAATTGGGGGGCTTTGTTAGGATGGGCAGCAATTAGAGGAAGTCTGGATCCATCTATCGTGCTGCCACTTTATGCCTCTGGAGTTTTTTGGACCCTTGTGTATGATACTATTTATGCACATCAG GATAAAGAAGATGACCTGAAAGTGGGAGTTAAATCAACAGCTTTACGCTTTGGTGATTTGACAAAGCAATGGATTACTGGTTTTGGGTTTGCATGCCTTGGTAATCTTGCTCTCAGTGGTTTTAATGCTGAACTAG GTTGGCCATATTATGCATGTCTGGCAGCTGCATCCGGACACTTGGGCTGGCAAGTATGGACAGTTGACCTTTCATCGCGTGCTGATTGCAATAGGAA ATTTGTCTCAAATAAGTGGTTTGGAGCTATCATATTTGGTGGGATCCTTGCTGGGAGGCTTTCATCATAG
- the LOC130728107 gene encoding BTB/POZ domain-containing protein At3g08570-like: MVSENSLSSSKRSPATPNFSNSFTTRIFADVAGDITIVVDGESFLLHKFPLVTLSGKIRKMVAEAKGSNLSNLELLNFPGGYQTFELAMKFCYGMNFEITTFNVARLRCAAEYLEMTEEYRERNLVTRTDTYLNEIVFQSLQKSVEVLSTCEMLPPDMVDEIRISKGCVEAIAMNACKEQLASGLSKLDCDGESKELKEGCVAWWVEDLSVLSIDFFQRVISAMGRMGVGSDNIISSLIHYAESSLKGIGKSQFWNPSRTNSSPTNGEKDQRTIVETLVSLMPTDKSSSIPLTFLFGMLKMAIMLGATISCKLELERRIALRLEMVSLDDLLIPSLQSGDSLFDVDTVHRLLVNFLQRIDEEESEDYGYESDEVGSNCHGSLLKVGQLMDAYLAEIAPDPCLSLPKFIALIEALPDYARVIDDGLYRAIDIYLKAHTTLTEQECKKLCKFIDCQKLSQEACNHAAQNDRLPVQMVVQVLYVEQLRLKNALSGSSGDGLLSQRISSGVPSAAMSPRDNYASLRRENRELKLEISRLRVRLSELEKEQMFMKQGMIDKAGNGRTFLTSISKGIGRIAMFSSQGGGKRQKSVRKSREGKTGRSRRYSVS; the protein is encoded by the exons atggtTTCTGAGaactctctttcttcttctaaaCGCTCTCCAGCTACTCCTAACTTCTCCAACTCATTCACTACAAG GATTTTTGCTGATGTTGCTGGTGACATTACGATTGTTGTTGATGGGGAATCATTTCTGCTGCACAAG TTTCCCTTGGTGACCCTGAGTGGGAAGATCAGGAAGATGGTTGCTGAAGCCAAAGGCTCCAATCTTTCGAACTTGGAGCTCCTCAACTTTCCAGGGGGATACCAGACATTTGAACTCGCCATGAAGTTCTGTTATGGGATGAATTTCGAGATCACAACATTCAATGTCGCGAGGCTACGTTGCGCAGCTGAGTACCTGGAAATGACAGAAGAATACCGGGAGCGAAACCTTGTCACAAGAACAGATACTTATCTCAATGAGATTGTCTTTCAAAGTCTTCAGAAGTCAGTGGAAGTATTATCCACCTGTGAGATGCTACCTCCAGACATGGTGGACGAGATTAGAATATCAAAAGGGTGTGTAGAAGCCATTGCAATGAATGCATGCAAGGAGCAACTAGCTTCTGGTTTATCTAAATTAGATTGTGATGGTGAATCTAAAGAACTAAAGGAAGGTTGTGTTGCATGGTGGGTTGAAGATCTCTCAGTGTTGAGTATTGACTTCTTCCAGAGAGTTATAAGTGCTATGGGAAGAATGGGAGTTGGATCAGAtaacattatttcttcactgatTCATTATGCTGAATCATCACTGAAGGGTATTGGGAAGAGTCAATTTTGGAACCCATCAAGGACAAATTCAAGTCCAACCAATGGAGAAAAGGATCAAAGGACAATTGTGGAAACTCTTGTGAGTCTCATGCCAACAGACAAAAGCTCTTCCATTCCATTGACCTTTTTATTTGGTATGTTGAAGATGGCTATCATGTTAGGTGCAACCATTTCTTGTAAGCTTGAGCTTGAAAGGAGGATAGCATTAAGGTTGGAAATGGTTTCACTTGATGATCTTCTTATACCATCTCTGCAGAGTGGGGATTCCTTGTTTGATGTCGATACAGTTCACAGGCTGCTGGTGAATTTCTTGCAGAGGATTGATGAGGAAGAAAGTGAAGATTATGGATATGAATCTGATGAGGTTGGTTCTAATTGCCATGGTTCTCTGCTAAAAGTGGGGCAGCTTATGGATGCTTATTTAGCAGAAATTGCTCCTGATCCTTGCTTAAGTCTACCGAAATTCATTGCTTTGATAGAGGCACTTCCTGATTATGCTCGTGTCATTGACGATGGCCTTTATAGAGCAATCGACATTTATTTGAAG GCACATACAACATTGACAGAACAAGAATGCAAGAAGCTTTGCAAGTTTATAGACTGCCAGAAGCTGTCTCAAGAAGCATGCAACCATGCTGCCCAGAACGACCGGCTTCCAGTGCAGATGGTGGTGCAAGTCCTGTATGTTGAGCAGCTGCGTTTGAAAAATGCACTGTCAGGAAGTTCAGGAGATGGGCTGCTATCACAGAGAATAAGCAGCGGTGTTCCAAGCGCTGCCATGTCGCCGAGAGATAACTACGCTTCTCTGCGGCGGGAGAACAGAGAGCTGAAGCTAGAGATTTCGAGATTGAGGGTGAGGCTGAGCGAGTTGGAGAAGGAGCAGATGTTCATGAAACAAGGCATGATTGATAAGGCGGGAAATGGAAGAACATTCTTAACCTCTATTTCTAAGGGGATAGGGAGAATTGCCATGTTTAGCAGTCAAGGTGGAGGTAAACGCCAGAAATCGGTTAGGAAGTCTAGGGAGGGTAAAACTGGGAGGAGTAGGAGATACTCTGTCTCATAG